The genomic window GCCGTCGACGTGGTCCTCAACCGCCTGCCGAACCGCTTCATCGCGCCGCCGCCCGTCTCGGGGCGACGCCGACCGTCCGACCACGGCCTCCAGGAGCGGATCAGCGAGCTCGCGCGCGGCATGGGCCCGCACGATGCCCTCGTGATCTTCCCCGAGGGCGGCAACTTCACCGAGCGACGCCGCTCGCGGGCCATCGAGCGCCTGCACGCCGCGGGCCTGGACGCGATCGCCGACCGCGCGGCACGGCTGCAGAACGTGATGGCGCCGCGACCCGGCGGCTTCTTCGCGGCGCTCGACGCCGCCCCCGATGCCGACGTGTTCTTCGTCGCGCATACGGGCCTGGATCGCATCCGCACGGTCGCCGACGTCTGGCGCGAGCTGCCGACGGACAAGACGATCATCATGCGGTTCTGGAACGTGGCACGCGCCGAGATCCCCGCCGATCCCGACGAGCGCACCGACTGGCTCATGCGCGAGTGGGAGCGCATCGACGAGTGGATCGAGGCGAACCGGCCGGAGCCCGACGCCGACACGACACCGGTGGCCCGGCGCCGCCACCGCCCGGCGGCCGCACGCGACGGCGTCACGCGGTCGTGAGCAGCCCCCCGTCACGGACGGCGTCGAGCGAGAGCACGCGGTAGCCCTCCTCGCCGAAGAACACGGTGATGCGGTCGGACTCGATGCTCATGACCCGCCCGTCGCCCCATTCGCGGTGGCGCACGGCCTGGTCGAGCCGGTAGGCGCCCTCGACCGTCTCGTCGTGGTGCTCGAAGGCCGACCCGCGATCGCAGGTGTCGCAGTTCCCGCAGGGTTCGGCGGCCTCGACGCCGAAGTACTCCAGCAGGAACGCGCGTCGGCATCGGGGGGTCTCGGCGTACCCGCGGATCATCGCGAGGCGCGACTCGTCGATCCGCCGGCGCCGATCGACGACCTCGTCGACCGCGGCGAGCGCCGTCTCGGGATCGATGCGCCCGTGCAGCTCGACGCCGTCGTCGACGGCCGTCGCGACCTGGGCTTCCACCAGGGCGTTCAGGATGGCGGTCACCGCCCGTGCGGGCAGGTCGAGCTCGGCCGCGAGCTCACGACCCGACCGCGGCCCGTCGCCCGCCGAGAGCGCGGCGGCGACCGCGATCACGCGGTCCTCGCGCGGCCGCCCCGAGGCGAAGAACGTGCGCAGTCCGAGATCCTCGGCGCGGTAATGCAGGGTCGCGGTGGACGGGGCCCCGTCCCGCCCGCTGCGGCCGACCTCCTGGTAGTAGGCGTCGATCGACTCGGTGACGTCGCCGTGCACGATGAACCGCACATTCGGCTTGTCGACGCCCATGCCGAAGGCACTCGTGGCCACGACGAGGTCGAGCCCGTCGGCCAGGAACGCCTCGTGCGTCTCGGGTCGCGCCCGCGCCGCCATGCCGCCGTGGTAGGCGGCCGCCCGGAGTCCCTCCTCCCGGAAGCGCTCGGCGAACCGCTCGGTGTCGGCCCTCGTCGCGACGTAGACGAGTCCCGGCTTCTCCGCCCCGAGCGCCGACTCGAGCACGGCGCGCTCCTTGTCGGCCTCGCTCTCGTGCCGTTCGACGGCGAGGTGGATGTTCGGGCGGTCGAATCCGCCGACGAGCACGAGCGGCTCGCGCAAGCCGAGCCGCTCGATGATCTCCTCCCGGACGGGCGCGGATCCGGTCGCGGTCAGCGCGATCACGCGCGGTCGCCCGATCGCATCGATCGCCGCGCCGAGCCGCAGGTAGTCGGGCCGGAAGTCGTGACCCCACGAGGAGACGCAGTGCGCCTCGTCGACCACGACGAGCGAGACGCCGAGCCCGGCGATCTCCTCGACGACCTCGGGCTTGGCCAACTGCTCGGGCGCGAGGAAGACGAACTCGGCCTCCCCGCCGGCGACCGACTGCCAGGCCCGCTCGTTCGCCGCGGCGCTGTGCGCCGAGTTCACGGCGACCGCTGCGCCGTCGCCCGACGCCGCCTCGAGGTGGCGCACCTGGTCGGCCTGGAGCGCGATGAGCGGCGACACGACGAGGGTCGGGCCGTCGAGCAGATGCGCCGCGACCTGGTACACGGCCGACTTGCCGTAGCCCGTGGGCATGACCACGAGCGTGTCGCGACCGCCGACCACCGCCCGGATCGCCTCGGCCTGGCCGGGCTTCAGGGCGCGCCATCCGAAGCGCTCCTCCGCGATCCGCTGCATCCGGTCGTTCAGGTCCACGCTGCTCCCTCGGGTCGATCGGCCTCCAGTCTGGCGCACCCGGAGGGATCGGCCCGCCGCCCTTGACACGCCTGCGCCGGCGCGACACGCCGACGCTCGGACGAATTGCTCCCCCACACCTGCCGTGGCTGGGAATAGCCTGATCGCGAGCACGCCAGATGGGGCGTGCCGGAAGGAGTCGCTATGTCGTCCCCGCAGTACAACAGCGCCTTCGGTGCGTTCGCGCTCGATTCGGCCGAGCTGACGAAGTCGGCGGTCAACACGATCCGCGTCGCCCTCGGCGTCACCGGAGTGGTCGCCCTCATCATCGGCATCTTCATCACGTTCTGGCCCCAGAAGTCCGCGGTCGTGCTGACCGTGCTGCTCGGCATCTACTTCGTGATCGCGGGCCTCGCGTACGTGGGTCTCGGCATCTTCTCGAAGGGCATCTCGGGCGGCGCGCGAGCCCTGGACATCATCCTGGGCGTCCTGTTCGTGATCGGCGGCGTGCTCATGCTCGCGAACCCGACCGAGAGCGCCGTCGTGATCGGCATCTTCCTCGGCGTGCTCATCGGCATCCTCTGGATCATCGAGGGCGCGGTCGCGCTCGCGCAGGCGGGCAGCTCCTCGTCGAAGGGATGGAGCATCTTCTTCGGCATCCTGAGCATCGTCGCGGGCATCGTGCTGCTGTTCTCGCCCTTCTGGGGCGCCGCCATCCTGTTCTGGGTGACCGGCATCGCGCTGATCATCCTGGGCCTCGTGCAGATCGTGCGCGCGTTCACCTTCGGCCGCGGACTGCAGCTCTCCAGCTGACGCCGCCACGCGAACGAGGGCCGGTCGGATGCATCCGACGGGCCCTCGTCACGTGCGACTCGGCGAGCTACTGCTCGGGGGCGAACCCCGTGACGTCGCCGACGTATCGCGTGTGGTCGGCCGGGATCGGGTCGACCGCGGCCGAGGCGACCTCAGCGGCGAACTCGGCGACGTTGTACAGCTTCCCGGCGTCCTCCTTGCGCGCGGCGATCGCGCCGGGATTGGCCCGCTCGAGCAGCGTCGCGGTGATGGTGCCCTCGATCATGTCGCCCGAGACGACGACGAACCCGACGCCGCGCTCGTCGAACTCGGGCAGCCTGGCGCGGAGCGCATCCTCGCCGGCGCGCTTGGAGAGCGCGACGGGCTCGTACTCGGGCATGGTCGGGGTGGTGCGGATGAAGTGCGCCTGGTGGCTCGTGACGAACACGATGCGGGCGCCCTCCGCGAGGTGCGGGAGCGCGTTGTCGACGACGTTGACCTGCGCGTCGCGGTTCAGCCGCATCGCGTAGTCCTCGCCCATGCCGCTCTCCATGCCGCCCGACGCGTTGAGCACGAGCAGGTCGATCGGCCCGAACTCGGCGACCGCGCGCTCGAACATCGCTCGGACCGAGTCGGCGTCGGTCAGGTCGGCGCCGACGGCGATCGCCCGGCCGCCCGCCGCGGCGATCTCGCCGACGATCTTCTCGGCGCGCGGAGCCTTGCTGCGGTAGTTGATCACCACGGCGGCGCCGGCCTCGGCGAGGTAACGGGCGGTGTCGGCGCCGATGCCGCGGGACGAGCCCGTGACGAGGGCGACGCGACCGTCGAGCGATCCGGGGGCGAGCGGGTTGGTCACGGTGGGCTCCTCAGTGGTGCGGATGTCTCGGGGCGCACACCGGGCGCGCCGCACCGAGACTACCAACTCCCCCACCCGCGGCCCCTCCGCTGCTAGGTTCGTGACGGGCCCGAAGGAGTCGAAGTGGATGTGCTGACGCAGTACGCGTGGATCGCCTGGCTGGTGCTGATCCTCGTGTTCGCGACCATCGAGGTGTTCACCCTCGAGATGACCTTCCTCATGCTCGCGCTCGGCAGCGTGGCGGGCCTGCTCTCGGGGCTCACGGGCATCCCGTGGTGGGCGCAGTTCATCGTCGCGGCGATCGTCGCGATCGCGCTCATCCTGACGCTGCGGCCCTCGCTGCTGCGGCTCCTGCGACGCGGGGCCGACCCGGCACGGAGCAACATCGACGCGCTGATCGGCGCCGGGGGCTCGGTGGTGCGCACGGTCACGCCCGCCGGCGGCCAGGTGCGCCTGCAGAACGGCGACGTGTGGACGGCGCGGCTCTCGCCGATCACCGAACAGGCGGATGTGGCCGTGGGCGAGCAGGTGCTCGTCACCGGCATCGACGGGGCGACGGCGGTCGTCGTCCCGGTGGAGAGGAGCTCGGAGGCGTGAACGACGTCGGAACCATCATCACCGTGATCGTCGTCGCGGCGATCGCGATCTTCGTGATCGTCGTGATCGCGAAGTCGATCCGGATCATCCCGCAGGCGTACGCGGGCGTGGTCGAGCGCCTCGGCCGGTACCACAAGACGCTCACGCCGGGCCTGAACATCCTGGTGCCGTTCATCGATCGCCTGCGCCCGCTCGTCGACATGCGCGAGCAGGTCGTCTCGTTCCCGCCGCAGCCGGTGATCACCGAGGACAACCTCGTCGTCTCGATCGACACGGTCGTCTACTTCCAGGTGACCGACGCGCGCGCGGCGACGTACGAGATCGCGAACTACCTCGGCGCGGTCGAGCAGCTGACCACCACCACCCTCCGCAACGTGGTCGGCGGGCTCAACCTCGAAGAGGCGCTGACCAGCCGCGACAACATCAACGGCCAGCTGCGCGTCGTGCTCGACGAGGCCACGGGCAAGTGGGGCATCCGCGTCTCGCGGGTCGAGCTGAAGGCCATCGACCCGCCCCTGTCGATCCAGGACTCGATGGAGAAGCAGATGCGCGCCGAGCGCGACCGCCGCGCGCTCATCCTGACCGCCGAGGGCACGAAGCAGTCGGCGATCCTCACGGCCGAGGGCGAGCGGCAGGCCGCCATCCTCAAGGCCGAGGGCGATGCGAAGGCGGCCGTGCTGCGCGCCCAGGGCGAGGCCGAGGCGATCCTCACGGTGTTCGACGCCATCCACAAGGGCGACGCCGACCCCAAGCTGCTCGGCTACCAGTACCTGCAGATGCTGCCGCAGCTGGCCGAGGGCGCGTCGAACAAGCTCTGGATCATCCCGAGCGAGCTCACCGAGGCGCTGAAGGGCGTCGGCCGCGCGTTCGCGCCGAACGGCGAGACCGCGGCGGGCGGCACGGGCGTCGGCGGCGCCGGCACGCGACCGGGCGGGATCGCCTGAGCGGTCCCGTGGCCTCACGCTGGTTCGACCTGCCGAGGCCGCGCGTGCTCGCGCATCGCGGCCTCGCCCTCGAGGCGCCCGAGAACACGCTCGCGGCGTTCGAGCACGCCGTGCGGGCGGGTGCGGCGTACCTCGAGACCGACGTCCACGTGAGCGCCGACGGGGCCGCCGTGCTCGCGCATGATCCGACCCTCGAGCGCGTCGCGGGGCGCGCCGACGCCGTCGCGAGCCTCACGATGGCCGAGCTGCGTCGCATCGACCTGGGGTCGGGCCACGGGTACGGCACGCTCGACGAGCTCCTGCATGCCTTCCCCGACGCGCGCCTGAACATCGACGTGAAGACCGACGCGGCCGAGCCCGCCACCATCGAGTCGATCCGGCGCGGAGGCGCCGCCGACCGCGTCCTGCTGACCTCGTTCTCCGACGCGCGGCGCCGTCGGCTCGTGGCCGCGCTGCCCGGCATCGCGACGTCGGCGGGGCGCGCGTCCGTGCTGCGCGCCCGCGCGGCATCCGTCACCCGCAGCGCGGCGCTCATGCGCCGCGCCACGACCGGCCTCGGCGCCCTGCAGATCCCCGAGCGGGTCGGGCGCATGACGCTCCTCTCCCCCGCACTCATCGGAGGGGCCCACGCCGCGGGCGTCGAGGTGCACGTCTGGACGGTCAACGACGTCGCCGACATGCGACGCCTGCTCGCGCTCGGCATCGACGGGATCGTGACCGATCGGGCGGATCTCGCCCTTCGGGTCGTCTCCGGAATCTGAGAGTTCCCCGGCAAAACCCCAGCCCGCGGAAAGAAGATGCCCAGCTTGATCGTTTATACCTGTTGACGATCGAGAGGAGTACGCCATGGCGGACCGGAGCCTTCGGGGCATGCGAATCGGCGCGCAGAGCCTGCAGAGCGAGGATGGCGTCGTCTTCGCGGACCGCGCGGAGTACACGTACCAGTGCGAGACGTGCGGGCGCGAGACCACGATGGTGTTCTCGACGGAAGCCGAGATCCCCGAGACGTGGGAATGCCGCCACTGCGGCAACTCCGCGGTGCTCCTCGTCGACTCCAAGCCGGTCGAGATCGACCGCTCGGGCGAGAAGGTCGCCCGCACCCACTGGGACATGCTCCTCGAGCGCCGCACTCGCGCGGAGCTGGAGGAGATCCTCCAGGAGCGGCTGAACTACCTGCGCGCCCGTCGCGGTCAGCAGAAGAGCGCCTAGCCCGCCGAGACCTCGTCGACGCCCCGCCCGGACCCCGCCCGGCGCGGGGCGTTCCGCTGCGCGAGCACGCCCGCCGCGATCAGGCCGGCGATCGAGCCGATCACCAGCAGCAGCGGGACGGCGCCGCCGAGCACCACCGATGGCGTGAGCCCCTCGCGCAACTCGACGTCGGTGACCATGGCCCCGGCCTCGTAGGCCGGCAGCGCGTCGATCGTCCGGCCCGTCGGATCGATCACCTGGCTCGTGCCGACCGTCGAGATGTTCACGACGGACCGCCCGGTCTCGATCGCTCGCAGTCGCGCGATCGCGAGCTGCTGCTCGTTCTCGTCGGTGCCGCGGAAGTCGGCGTTGTTGGTCTGGAACATGTACAGCTCGGCGCCGTCGCGCGCGCCCTCCCAGATCAGGTCGTCGTAGATGACGTCGAAGCAGATCGCGAGGCCGGTGACGGTGCCACCGAGGTCGAAGACCGGCGGCTCGGTGCCCGGTGAGTAGCCGCGCTGGACCAGGCCGGTCAGGTCGGGCACGAGCGCGTCGTAGAACCACCGGTCGGGGATGTACTCGCCGAACGGCACCGGGTTGCGCTTGGAGAAGCGGTCCACCGCGCCCTCGCCCGACCGCCACAGCAGCGAGGTGTTGAAGAACCGCTCGCCGTCGGTCGTCACGGTGTTCAGCACGATCGGCGCATCGAGACGGTCGCCGAGCGAGTCGAACACGCGCGCCACCTCCGGGCTGCGGGTCGGGTCGATGTCGGAACCGCCCTCGGGCCAGAGCAGCACGTCGATGCCGTCCTCGTCGAGCAGCGGCGCCGTCGCATCGAGCTGGGTCTGCAGGATGTCGCCCTGGGCGCGTTCGTCGAAGTAGCCGGCGGGGCCGTTGCCCTGGACGCTCGCCACCCGGAGCTCGCCGGCCGGCGTCGTCGGCCAGGCCGGGACCGCGACGGCCACGACCAGGAGCGCGGCGACG from Agromyces aurantiacus includes these protein-coding regions:
- a CDS encoding 1-acyl-sn-glycerol-3-phosphate acyltransferase; translation: MRPPPKWVRRLVLAPLVVVAALVITALLPLWLVVATAVSIFIEPRLRTPRLLWMVNLYLLWDAAALVALFAVWIASGFGWRIHTPRFQRVHYRMVARMLQFLFWNAYWVLRLDIDVRVPAGFHDDDRPRVIASRHAGPGDSFILVHAVFHWFHRSPRIVLKDTLQWDPAVDVVLNRLPNRFIAPPPVSGRRRPSDHGLQERISELARGMGPHDALVIFPEGGNFTERRRSRAIERLHAAGLDAIADRAARLQNVMAPRPGGFFAALDAAPDADVFFVAHTGLDRIRTVADVWRELPTDKTIIMRFWNVARAEIPADPDERTDWLMREWERIDEWIEANRPEPDADTTPVARRRHRPAAARDGVTRS
- a CDS encoding RecQ family ATP-dependent DNA helicase; this translates as MDLNDRMQRIAEERFGWRALKPGQAEAIRAVVGGRDTLVVMPTGYGKSAVYQVAAHLLDGPTLVVSPLIALQADQVRHLEAASGDGAAVAVNSAHSAAANERAWQSVAGGEAEFVFLAPEQLAKPEVVEEIAGLGVSLVVVDEAHCVSSWGHDFRPDYLRLGAAIDAIGRPRVIALTATGSAPVREEIIERLGLREPLVLVGGFDRPNIHLAVERHESEADKERAVLESALGAEKPGLVYVATRADTERFAERFREEGLRAAAYHGGMAARARPETHEAFLADGLDLVVATSAFGMGVDKPNVRFIVHGDVTESIDAYYQEVGRSGRDGAPSTATLHYRAEDLGLRTFFASGRPREDRVIAVAAALSAGDGPRSGRELAAELDLPARAVTAILNALVEAQVATAVDDGVELHGRIDPETALAAVDEVVDRRRRIDESRLAMIRGYAETPRCRRAFLLEYFGVEAAEPCGNCDTCDRGSAFEHHDETVEGAYRLDQAVRHREWGDGRVMSIESDRITVFFGEEGYRVLSLDAVRDGGLLTTA
- a CDS encoding HdeD family acid-resistance protein; protein product: MSSPQYNSAFGAFALDSAELTKSAVNTIRVALGVTGVVALIIGIFITFWPQKSAVVLTVLLGIYFVIAGLAYVGLGIFSKGISGGARALDIILGVLFVIGGVLMLANPTESAVVIGIFLGVLIGILWIIEGAVALAQAGSSSSKGWSIFFGILSIVAGIVLLFSPFWGAAILFWVTGIALIILGLVQIVRAFTFGRGLQLSS
- a CDS encoding SDR family oxidoreductase, which encodes MTNPLAPGSLDGRVALVTGSSRGIGADTARYLAEAGAAVVINYRSKAPRAEKIVGEIAAAGGRAIAVGADLTDADSVRAMFERAVAEFGPIDLLVLNASGGMESGMGEDYAMRLNRDAQVNVVDNALPHLAEGARIVFVTSHQAHFIRTTPTMPEYEPVALSKRAGEDALRARLPEFDERGVGFVVVSGDMIEGTITATLLERANPGAIAARKEDAGKLYNVAEFAAEVASAAVDPIPADHTRYVGDVTGFAPEQ
- a CDS encoding NfeD family protein, whose protein sequence is MDVLTQYAWIAWLVLILVFATIEVFTLEMTFLMLALGSVAGLLSGLTGIPWWAQFIVAAIVAIALILTLRPSLLRLLRRGADPARSNIDALIGAGGSVVRTVTPAGGQVRLQNGDVWTARLSPITEQADVAVGEQVLVTGIDGATAVVVPVERSSEA
- a CDS encoding SPFH domain-containing protein codes for the protein MNDVGTIITVIVVAAIAIFVIVVIAKSIRIIPQAYAGVVERLGRYHKTLTPGLNILVPFIDRLRPLVDMREQVVSFPPQPVITEDNLVVSIDTVVYFQVTDARAATYEIANYLGAVEQLTTTTLRNVVGGLNLEEALTSRDNINGQLRVVLDEATGKWGIRVSRVELKAIDPPLSIQDSMEKQMRAERDRRALILTAEGTKQSAILTAEGERQAAILKAEGDAKAAVLRAQGEAEAILTVFDAIHKGDADPKLLGYQYLQMLPQLAEGASNKLWIIPSELTEALKGVGRAFAPNGETAAGGTGVGGAGTRPGGIA
- a CDS encoding glycerophosphodiester phosphodiesterase, whose protein sequence is MASRWFDLPRPRVLAHRGLALEAPENTLAAFEHAVRAGAAYLETDVHVSADGAAVLAHDPTLERVAGRADAVASLTMAELRRIDLGSGHGYGTLDELLHAFPDARLNIDVKTDAAEPATIESIRRGGAADRVLLTSFSDARRRRLVAALPGIATSAGRASVLRARAASVTRSAALMRRATTGLGALQIPERVGRMTLLSPALIGGAHAAGVEVHVWTVNDVADMRRLLALGIDGIVTDRADLALRVVSGI
- a CDS encoding RNA polymerase-binding protein RbpA produces the protein MADRSLRGMRIGAQSLQSEDGVVFADRAEYTYQCETCGRETTMVFSTEAEIPETWECRHCGNSAVLLVDSKPVEIDRSGEKVARTHWDMLLERRTRAELEEILQERLNYLRARRGQQKSA
- the lnt gene encoding apolipoprotein N-acyltransferase, which encodes MPLWAALLVSAAGGVVYDLGFPDVGAWPLAFVGIALALVPLIGRSAWAAFHIGLVFGLGFYLTHVSWTTLYLGPVPWLALSIFESLFVAGGAVLIALAYRWVPLANPSSWVRLIGLPLLVAGLWVLREAATGTLPYGGFPWGRAAQSQSESPFAQVVSWVGSSGLGFVMVVIVAGAIEWVRLREWRDLRTAIPVAALLVVAVAVPAWPTTPAGELRVASVQGNGPAGYFDERAQGDILQTQLDATAPLLDEDGIDVLLWPEGGSDIDPTRSPEVARVFDSLGDRLDAPIVLNTVTTDGERFFNTSLLWRSGEGAVDRFSKRNPVPFGEYIPDRWFYDALVPDLTGLVQRGYSPGTEPPVFDLGGTVTGLAICFDVIYDDLIWEGARDGAELYMFQTNNADFRGTDENEQQLAIARLRAIETGRSVVNISTVGTSQVIDPTGRTIDALPAYEAGAMVTDVELREGLTPSVVLGGAVPLLLVIGSIAGLIAAGVLAQRNAPRRAGSGRGVDEVSAG